CAAGGAGCACAAGATGAAAAAATGGAAGTGGTTACTGCTCGTAGTTGGAATTTTTGTGATAACGGAAATCATTTCCCGATCAGATATGAAGTCTTATGCAGAAGAAAAATATAAAGACCTTCAGATCTTTGCGAAAGTTTTAAATCTTATACAGCGTTACTATGTGGAAGATGTGGATGCAGCCAAACTCATTCAAGGTGGTATCAAGGGCATGCTCAGCGAGCTTGATCCGCATACTAACTATTTACCTCCAGATATTTTTAAAGAATTTCAAGACGAAACAAGTGGAGAATTTGGCGGTTTTGGTATTGAAATCAGCGTTCAGGACGAAATCCTCACTATCATTTCTCCAATCGAAGATACACCTGCGTGGAATGCGGGTCTCAAAGCTGGCGACAAAATTGTCACTATCAATGGCGAATCCACAAAAGGCTTAAGCCTCGTTGAAGCAGCTCAGAGAATGAAGGGCAAAATGGGCGAAGTGATTCACCTAGGTATTATGAGAAAAGATTTTGATAAATCCAAAATCTTTGACGTAAAAAGAGGAACCGTCCGTATTAAATCTGTAAAATCAACGGACATGCTAGATGGATATCTGTATGTCCGCCTTACAAGTTTCATAGAAAATACGCATTCTGATTACGATAGAATTGCAAAAGCTCACATTCAAAAATATGGGAAGATCAAGGGACTCATTATTGACTTAAGGAACAATCCGGGAGGATTGCTGGATCAAGCAGTAAAGATGGCAGATACCTTCTTGGATGAGGGAACTATCGTCAGCACTATGGGAAGAGATCCAAAACAAAAAGAAGTGATCGAAGCTAAAAAAGACAAAGAGTCAGATGATTTCCCAATGATTTTGGTATTGAATGAATATTCAGCAAGTGCCAGCGAAATTTTGGCGGGCGCACTTCAAGACAATAACAGAGCGCTCGTTCTTGGCCAAAGAAGTTTTGGCAAAGGTTCTGTACAATCTGTTGTAAAACTCGGTGATGGTTCGGGCTTAAAATTAACGGTCGCAAGATACTACACGCCTAAAGGAACAGAGATCCAAGCCGAGGGAATCAAGCCTGACATCACTGTTGACGATGTTGATCCAGAGGCGTACGAAAAAGCTTTAGTGAAAAGAAATGTAAAAAGAGAATCAGATATTAATCGTCATCTAAAAGGAAAAACAGAGAGAACAAACATTGTAAAAGCTCCGCAAGTGGGAACTTTAAGTGGCAGAGACGAGTTGCTAAGTAAAGACTTCCAAATAGCACAAGCCTTCAACTATTTAAAGGCATCAAGAGTATTTAGAAAAGCAGAAGGATCGTCACCCAATCCTCCGGCAACACTTAAGAAATAACTGCTCGACTACTTAATATCTTTTAGTTTTTCTTTCGGAACTTCATTCACTTTTGCTTTGGAGGTGATGAACTCAATCACTTTTTCTTCTGTGATGGTGTTCATTAATCTTTTGCGGTTTTCTGGTTGATCGTAGATTTGTTTTACTCTTGCTTCTTCGATTCCAGTTTGCTTGATGTAGAATTCGATTTTCTTATTCACATCTTCGCTCGAAGCATTTAATTTTTCTTGATCGGCAATTTTATTTACAAGGTAGCTAGACTGCACGATAAAAGTTGCTGTCTCCGCAAAATCGCTATCCCACTTCGATGCGTAATCTTTGAATTGCTCTTCATTCATGCCCATTTGTCCCATTCTCTGGTGCATGTCTTGCTTCAAGGCTTCCTTCTGTCTATCCAAAAGTGTCGTTGGGACTTCCATTGGATTTGCCAAAGTTAATTCTTTTAAAAGACGATTTTTGAAATCTTCTTGAATTCTTTTTTCTTCGCTAGTGGTGTAATCTTTTAGAATTGCTGCTCTGAGATCTTCTAAAGTTTTAAAGCCAATTTTTTCTACGAATTCAGAATTCAACTCTGGTAATTCGTGTTTTTTTATTTCGTTCAATTTTATTTTGAACTCAACTGGCTTTCCAGCAATTGCAGCAACATGATAAGTTTCTGGGAATTTCAAGTGTGCTGTCTTCTCAGAGCCAACTTTCATACCAACTACGGCCTCTTCAAATCCTTCGATAAAAGATTTTGAACCTAATTCCAGAGGATGGTTTTCGCCTTTTCCGCCTTCAAGTGGTGCGCCATCAACAGATCCATCAAAGTTCACAATGGCCACATCGCCCATCTGTGCCGGACGGTCTTCTAAGACTGTCACGGTTTGCGCTTGGTTTTTTCGGATATTTTCTAGTGTTTTATCAACATGTGAAGTGTCTAGGTTTAGTTTTTCTTTTTGAACTTCTAAACCTTCATATTTTTTCAGTACGACTTCAGGATGAACTTCGAAAGTGAGAGAGAACGTGAAAGGCTTTCCTTCTTCAAGAGGTTTCATGTCCAACTGCGGTTGATTGATTGGATCTAGGTTTGACTCATCAAGCGCTTTGAAGAAATTTTCCTCTACGAGAGATTGAATGACGTTGGATTGTGCTCTATCGCCATAAAGTTCTTTAACTTTCGTCATTGGAACTTTGCCTTTTCTGAATCCTTTGATTTCCACGTTTTTTTGAAGCTCTCTATATGACTTCTCAAAAGCTTTTGCTACCTCTTCAGGTGGGATTTGGAAAGACATTTTTCTTTCTAACTTAGACACATTTTCAACCGTAGGTTTCATTCGAATTCTCCTCTATTTTCAAAGGCTTCGACCGTATGCGAAAACGTTTTAAAAATCAAGAGGAATAGCTGCCATTTTCCTTACAGTGGCGTCATAATCAGAAGCTGTGGAAAATGACAATTCAGAACAACAACCTAGACAATATAAACCTATTATTTTCATTTCCGGCAAAGGCGGAGTGGGAAAATCCGTTGTAGCTGCTAGCCTTGCCCATCATCTTACAAAAAAAGGGAAAAAAGTGCTGCTGGTTGAGCTTGGTGAGAAGAGCTTTTTTGAGAAATTTTTTCAACTCGATAGAGAAGGGAAAACTGTAAACTACAAAGCTCAAGAGATTCGACCCAATTTATTCATAGCCATTTGGGATTTCAAGGCTTGTTTAAAAGAATACGTTAGCTTCTACATCAAGTCTGAAAAACTGTACGATCTGTTTTTTGGAAACCAAATGATGCAAAAATTAATTCAAGCAGCTCCCGCACTAAAAGAACTAGCACTTTTAGGCAAAGCAACAAGTGGCCCGCGCCATGTGGGACCAAAGTTAGAATACGATCATATCATTATTGATTCTTATTCGACGGGCCACCACAGAGCTCTTCTCAAGGCCCCCAAAGGAATCGCGCAAGTTATTAAAAAAGGTCCTATGGGC
Above is a window of Bdellovibrionota bacterium DNA encoding:
- a CDS encoding ArsA-related P-loop ATPase — its product is MENDNSEQQPRQYKPIIFISGKGGVGKSVVAASLAHHLTKKGKKVLLVELGEKSFFEKFFQLDREGKTVNYKAQEIRPNLFIAIWDFKACLKEYVSFYIKSEKLYDLFFGNQMMQKLIQAAPALKELALLGKATSGPRHVGPKLEYDHIIIDSYSTGHHRALLKAPKGIAQVIKKGPMGVQSENMMQVIQDPHLCQQIIVIKPEDLPTVEGLELKDNLKKDLGLNSTIVCNQILNFPISEKEMFNEAENTTGSNKELLEYFAKISSEQAACVKQVADKDPNYIPIEFCFHNSNKYEFIAELGKSFGGTSK
- a CDS encoding S41 family peptidase, producing MKKWKWLLLVVGIFVITEIISRSDMKSYAEEKYKDLQIFAKVLNLIQRYYVEDVDAAKLIQGGIKGMLSELDPHTNYLPPDIFKEFQDETSGEFGGFGIEISVQDEILTIISPIEDTPAWNAGLKAGDKIVTINGESTKGLSLVEAAQRMKGKMGEVIHLGIMRKDFDKSKIFDVKRGTVRIKSVKSTDMLDGYLYVRLTSFIENTHSDYDRIAKAHIQKYGKIKGLIIDLRNNPGGLLDQAVKMADTFLDEGTIVSTMGRDPKQKEVIEAKKDKESDDFPMILVLNEYSASASEILAGALQDNNRALVLGQRSFGKGSVQSVVKLGDGSGLKLTVARYYTPKGTEIQAEGIKPDITVDDVDPEAYEKALVKRNVKRESDINRHLKGKTERTNIVKAPQVGTLSGRDELLSKDFQIAQAFNYLKASRVFRKAEGSSPNPPATLKK
- the tig gene encoding trigger factor codes for the protein MKPTVENVSKLERKMSFQIPPEEVAKAFEKSYRELQKNVEIKGFRKGKVPMTKVKELYGDRAQSNVIQSLVEENFFKALDESNLDPINQPQLDMKPLEEGKPFTFSLTFEVHPEVVLKKYEGLEVQKEKLNLDTSHVDKTLENIRKNQAQTVTVLEDRPAQMGDVAIVNFDGSVDGAPLEGGKGENHPLELGSKSFIEGFEEAVVGMKVGSEKTAHLKFPETYHVAAIAGKPVEFKIKLNEIKKHELPELNSEFVEKIGFKTLEDLRAAILKDYTTSEEKRIQEDFKNRLLKELTLANPMEVPTTLLDRQKEALKQDMHQRMGQMGMNEEQFKDYASKWDSDFAETATFIVQSSYLVNKIADQEKLNASSEDVNKKIEFYIKQTGIEEARVKQIYDQPENRKRLMNTITEEKVIEFITSKAKVNEVPKEKLKDIK